One region of Miscanthus floridulus cultivar M001 chromosome 19, ASM1932011v1, whole genome shotgun sequence genomic DNA includes:
- the LOC136529724 gene encoding protein DMP4-like: MASRKQVDLESQKPTPTAAAVASAPATAVLASSAGASSVGRNSGSVVVGISDGQHVAPETQPLLAEPNGDSHDEGLGDDGGATSTTDDEATRLERAMSQAFRSTAELAKHLPTGAVLVFEVLSPVFTNGGKCDDVNRVMTAWLVVLCAAGCFFLCFTDSFHDAKGAVRYVVATRRGLWVIDGTPPPPPEKAAEKRLKFIDFFHAFLSLIVFMSVAMFDRNVGACFNPVMSYDTRQVLTAVPLAGGLVGTLLFATFPSTRHGIGFPVPAA; this comes from the coding sequence ATGGCATCCAGAAAACAAGTTGATCTCGAGTCCCAGAAGCCCACGCCGACTGCTGCCGCCGTTGCATCGGCTCCGGCAACTGCCGTGCTGGCTTCTTCTGCTGGAGCCTCATCAGTGGGGAGAAATTCAGGCTCTGTCGTTGTTGGCATCTCCGACGGCCAGCACGTGGCGCCGGAGACCCAGCCACTCCTGGCTGAGCCGAACGGCGACAGCCACGACGAGGGGCTGGGAGACGACGGTGGGGCTACCAGTACCACCGACGACGAGGCGACGAGGCTGGAGCGTGCAATGTCGCAGGCGTTCCGGAGCACTGCGGAGCTGGCCAAGCACCTCCCCACCGGCGCGGTGCTCGTCTTCGAGGTGCTGTCGCCGGTGTTCACCAACGGCGGCAAGTGCGACGACGTGAACCGCGTCATGACGGCCTGGCTCGTGGTGCTCTGCGCCGCAGggtgcttcttcctctgcttcaCGGACAGCTTCCACGACGCCAAGGGGGCCGTGCGGTACGTGGTGGCCACTCGCCGGGGGCTGTGGGTCATCGacggcacgccgccgccgccgccggagaaaGCCGCCGAGAAACGGCTCAAGTTCATCGATTTCTTCCACGCGTTCCTGTCCCTCATCGTGTTCATGTCCGTGGCCATGTTCGATAGGAATGTCGGGGCGTGTTTCAACCCTGTCATGTCCTACGACACGCGGCAGGTGCTAACTGCCGTGCCGCTTGCCGGAGGGCTCGTCGGGACGCTGCTCTTCGCCACATTCCCGTCGACACGGCACGGGATCGGATTCCCGGTCCCCGCCGCCTGA